CTGCGCCCGTCATCGACGAGCGTCAAGATCAACGCCACCGACCTCGCCGAATACCGGGCGTCGGTCACCGACTACGAGGTGGCGTTCGACCTCGCCGAGCGCGATGCCCGGCGCATCCGCGACTCAACGTTCACGGCCGCCGAGCGCAAGCGCCTCGACACCGCGAAGCAGCTGATGACCGTCGCGGTCGACCAGGCGGCGACCCCTGCCGAGCGCCACGTCGCCTACAAGCGTGTGCGCGACGAGCTGGACGGGCTGATCGCCCTGTCGGATGACGCGGTGGAGATCCTCGAGAAGAAGGTCGCCCTGCAGCTCGAGCCGCGCCGGACCCCGCCGCCGGAAACCGCCTGACGCTCGGGCAGGACCCCGCCGCAGGACCGCCTGACCCTCGGGCACCAACGTCTGAACCTCCCGGCATCCGTCCCCCTGACGAAAAGAGCCGCCCCGCGCGATGCGGAGCGGCCCTCGTCGTACCGGAGTCGAATTACTCGGTGATGAGCCAGTCGACCTGGTCGCCGTACTCTTCGAGCCAGGCGTCGACGGCGCCCTCGGGGTCGCCCTCCCACTCGTCGGAGGTCACGAGACCCTCGAGCGCACCGTACTGGTCGTCGTCCAGCTTGATCTTGCCGATGTACTCGGCCGCCTCGGGGAACTCCTCGGCGAAGCCGGTCGTGCCCAGGAAGTGCAGCGACTCGGCGTCGCCCATCGCGCCCTGCGGGTCTTCGAGGTCCTTCATCGGCCACTCGGCGTAGGCCCAGAACGGACGCCACAGCGTGACGACGATGGGCTCTTCGGCAGCCACGGCGGTGTCGAGCGCCGTGAGCATGCCGGCCGTCGACGAGGTGACCAGCTCGTAGTCATCGAGCCCGTACGCCGGGATCATGCTGTCCTGCGTCGCCGCAGTGAGGCCCGCGCCCGGCTCGATGCCGATGATCTGGCCACCGAACATGTCGGCGTTGGCAGCCAGGTCTTCGAGCGAGTTGATGTCGGTCACGTACTCGGGCACCGCGATGGTGAGCACGGCGCCGTCGTAGTAGGCGCCGAGGTCTTCGATGTCGTCGCCGTACTCTTCCATGTACTCGGCGTGGGTCACTTCGGACCACGCCGACGGGTACATGTCGACGTCGCCCGAGGCGAGCGCGGTGTACAGCGGCCCGGCGTCGACGACCTCTTCCATCTCGATGTCGTAGCCGAGCTTGCCGAGCTGGTCTTCGAGCAGGTACGCGGTGCTCAGGCCGTCGGTCCACGCCGGCAGGAAGCCCATCGTGATGGTGCCCATCTCTTCGGCGGCGTTGTCACCACCGTCGGCGTCGTCGGTGCCGCCGGCGCAGCCGGTGAGCACGAGCGCGCCGGCCAGGCCGAGCGCGGGAAGTGCAGTGAGGTGCCTCTTGTTCATGCTGTTTCCTTCTTTCTTCATGTATGTCTTCACACGTTCCGTATGTGCTGTTTTCTTGGGAGGGATGAGTCTCTAGCGGGTCTCGACGGATGCCGGGACCCGGACCTTCGTGGCCGCTTCGGCGCGCCGCTGTGCGTCGCGCCGCCGGTTCAGCGCACCGAGCAGCGACGACTTGTAGTCGCCGGGGTTGCCCAGCGCTGCGGTGACCCGGTCGAGGTACACGGCGATGAATACGACGCCGAGGCCGGCCTCGACGCCCTTGGCGATGTCGATGGTCTGCAGCGCCGAGACCACTTCCTTGCCGAGGCCGGGGGCACCGGCCATGCCGGCGATGACCGACATCGACAGGGCGAGCATGATGACCTGGTTGACGCCGGCCATGATCGTCGGCATCGCCAGCGGCAACTGGATGCCGGTGAGGATCTGCCGCGGCTGGGCGCCGAAGGCGTAGCCGGCTTCGACGGTCTCGCTGTCGACGCCGCGGATGCCCAACTCGGTCAGGCGCACGCCGGGCGGCAGGGCGAAGATCACGGTCGCGACCACACCGGGCACGAACCCGAGACCGAAGAACACCATGGCCGGGATCAGGTAGACGAGCGAGGGCATCGTCTGCATGAAGTCGAGCACCGGCCGCAGGATCGTGCTGACCCTGTCGTTGCGGGCGGCCCAGATGCCCAGCGGCACCGAGATCGCGACGGTGACCAATGCCGCGATCAGCACCAGTGCGAGGGTCTGCATCGACGTGTCCCACTGGTCGATGCCCAGGATGAGCAGGAACATCACGACGGTGCCGACGGCCAGCTGCCAGGAGCGGACGAGCCACGCGATGGCGGCGAACAGCACGATCATCAGCAGAGCCGGCGGGGCCAGCAGCAGATCGGCGAGACCCTCGGTGAGGAAGCCGACGACGTCCGAGATGAAGTCGGTCAGCCACTTCATGTTGTCGCGGATCCAGTCGACACCGGTCTCGACCCAGTCGCCGATGTGAATGCGGAAATCGTCCATCAGCGCACCTCCTCCGTCTTGACGGCACCGGCTTCGCCGGCATCGGCCGCCGCGAGTGCCGCATCGATCTCGGCCTGCGGCATGGGCCGCAGCGGGATGGTGAGCTCATCGGTCGAGTTCGGCCCGGGGCCGAGCGCGGCGAGCAGCGTGACGCGCGGAATGACCCCGACGAGGCGGTCCTCGGCATCCGTCACCGCCAGCGGCACCGACGACTCGACCGACGGCACGAACAGATTCAACAGGATCTCGGACTCGTCGACGCTCTGCGACACGGGCCGCAGCATCGAGGTCAGCGACTTCTCGCCGCGGCGGACGAGCTTGAGCGCGTCGCGGTCGCTGACGGTGCCCAGCAGCGTGCGGTTGCGGTCGACGACGTAGACCGCCGACGTGTAGTTGTCGCGCATCTCGTGCAACGCGGCGCGGGGGGCCCGCCGTGTCGAGCACGACCGGCCGCGGTCGCTCCATGACGTTGCCGGCGGTGAGTACGCGGGCACGATCGACGTCTTGCACGAACTGCTCGACGTAGTCGTTGGCCGGGTCGGTGAGGATGTCTTCCGGCGTGCCGATCTGCACGATGCGACCGTCACGCATGACCGCGATGCGGTCGCCGAGGAACATGGCCTCGTTGAGGTCGTGGGTGATGAAGACGATGGTCTTCTTGAGCTTCTGCTGCAGTTCGAGCAGCTGCTCCTGCATCTCGCGGCGGATGAGCGGGTCGAGGGCGCTGAACGCCTCGTCCATGAGCAGGACCTCGGTGTCGGCGGCGAGCGCCCGGGCGATGCCGACGCGCTGCTGCATGCCGCCCGACAGCTCGGAGGGCAGCTTGTCGCCCCAGCCGCCCAGGCCCACGAGCGCCAGGATCTCTTCGGCCTTCGCGAGCCGCTCAGTCTTGCCGGTGCCGCGCAACTCGAGCGGGTAGGCCACATTGTCGGCCACGGTGCGGTGCGGCAGCAGGGCGAAGTGCTGGAACACCATCGAGACGCGGTCGCGGCGCACCTCGCGCAGCCGCGCGGCCGGTACGTCGGTGATCTGGTCGCCGAGCATCGTGACGGTGCCGCTGGTCACGTCGTGCAACCCGTTGAGCATGCGGATCAAGGTGGACTTGCCCGAGCCGGACAGCCCCATGATCACGAAGATCTCGCCGGGTTGCACCGAGAACGACGCGTCGATCACCGCGGCGGTGCCGACATCGGCCACCTGGGTGCGGGTCTGGCCGGCCTTCAGCCGGCGGACGGCGTCTTTCGGGTTGCGACCGAAGACTTTGTACAGATTCCTCGCCTCGACGGCGGGTGCGGAAGAAGTCACGTGCTTCACCTCGGCAGCCGCGCGCGCAGGCCGCTCGGTTATGCCCGGGTCGCGATCATCGGCACGGTGCCTCACGTGTCACATACGAGACACAACGGCGCCCTACTCCGGTGACGCACATCGGGTCCGTCACCCAAACCGCCAACCGTACGCCCGTTCGCAACAGATCCCCAGAGACCCCCTCGAACGACCGCGGACTGGTCGTAGCGGGCGCAATGCCCGACATTCCACCGTACGTCGACTGTCGACAAGAACGCAAACTCACTGTCGACAATCGGACAGACCGCTCCGTGAGATCCAGGGTTGACAACCGCGGCATCCGCGTTGCATGGTTAGTTAGTCAAGTAAGTAACCAAGGAAGCGGAGCAGGGATGATCGATGAGGGGCGGGCGCTCTTCCTGCAGATCGCGGAGAGCATCGAAGACTCGATCGTGGACGGGAGTCTCGCCGAAGAGGCGCAGGCGCCGTCGACGAACGAGCTCGCGTCCTTCCACCGCATCAACCCGGCGACCGCCGCGAAGGGGATCTCGATGCTCACCGACAAGGGCGTGCTGTACAAGCGCCGCGGGATCGGCATGTTCGTGGCCTCGGGAGCCCGCGAGCTGCTGCTCGGCGAGCGCCGGGCCGCATTCGCCGAGCGCTACCTCGACCCGCTCCTGGCCGAAGCCCGCACCATCGGGCTCGGCCCCGAAGAACTCGGCCGCCTCCTCACCGAGCGCGCCGCCCTGACGACTCCGACGGAAGGACCTGAACGATGACCACCGTGATCGAGGTCACCGGCCTCACCAAGCGCTACCGCGACACGCTCGCGGTCGACGACATCGCCCTCACCTTTGAGGAGAACACGATCTACGGTCTGCTGGGGCGCAACGGCGCCGGCAAGACGACGGTCATGTCGATCCTCACGGCGCAGAACTTCGCCACCCACGGCGAGGTGCGCGTCTTCGGCGAGCACCCGTATGAGAACGCCAAGGTGCTCAGCCGCATGTGCTTCGTCCGCGAGAGCCAGAAGTATCCCGACGACGCGAAGCCGTCGCACGCGTTCAGAATCGCGCGACTGTTCTACCCGCACTGGGATCAGGACTTCGCCGACCAGCTGATCGACGACTTCCAGCTGCCGATGACCAAGACGATCAAGAAGCTCTCCCGCGGCCAGCTCAGCGCGGTCGGCGTCATCATCGGGCTCGCCGCGCGGGCCGAGATCACCTTCTTCGACGAGCCGTACCTCGGCCTCGACGCCGTCGCACGGCAGATCTTCTACGACCGGCTGCTCGACGACTACACCGAGCACCCGCGCACGATCATCCTGTCCAGCCACCTGATCGACGAGGTGTCCAACCTGCTCGAACACGTGATCGTGATCGACAAGGGCCGCATCATCATGGACGAGAACACCGATGACGTCCGCGGCCGCGCCGCCAACATCGTGGGCGAGACGACAGCGGTCGACGCGTTCGTCGCCGGCCGCGAGGTCATCCACCGCGAGAGCCTCGGCCGCGTCTCGAGCGTCACCGTGCTGGGCCGGCTCACCGACGCCGACCGCGCAGAGCTGACCGCCGTGGGCCTCGACGTCACGCCCGTCTCCCTGCAGCAGCTGATCGTCCGCACGACGCAGAACGCCGTGACCCACGAGGAAGGAGCCCTCTCATGAATCGCACCTGGAACGTCGTCCGCATGCAGCTGGTGAACCGCCAGACCTACCTGTGGGTGCCGGTCATCGTCCTGGTGGGCTCGCTGATCATCACGCTCGCCATCTACGGCATCATCTCCAGCGCCGGCGTCGACAGTGCGATGTACGGCGGCGGCGCCCAGGCACCGCTGTGGTACTTCGCCGTCGTCGGCGCCCAGGCACTGACCCTCACCTTCCCCTTCTCGCAGGCGATGAGCGTCACCCGGCGCGAGTTCTTCCTCGGGACGCTGCTCACCGCCGGGCTCACCGCGCTGATCCTCGTCATCGTGTTCGTGGTCGGTGGGCTCGTGGAGCAGGCGACAAACGGGTGGGGAATGGACGGGTACTTCTTCTACATCCCCTGGATCTGGGATGCCGGGCCCTTCGCCGCGGGCGTGTTCTTCTTCGCCCTCGCCCTGCTGTTCTTCGTCGTCGGGTTCTGGGGGGCGACGATCTACAAGCGCTGGGGCACGGCCGCCCTCACCACCGTGATCCTCGCGATCGCGCTGGTGCTGGTCGGTCTGCTGTGGCTGGTCGGGCAGCTCAACGCGTGGGCCGAGGTGGGCCTGTGGCTCGCCACCACCGGCGCACTCGGGATGGCACTGTGGGGGCTGCTGCTGTTCGTGGTGCTGGCCGGCTCGTCGTACCTGACCCTGCGACGCACCGTCCCCTGAGCACCCGATCGAGATGAGGGATGCCGTGGCCTCGTGGCCACGGCATCCGTCATCTCCAGAAGTCTCAGCGCAACGGCACCTTCACGTCGCTTCCGCCCTCGCGGGTGAGGCGCGCACCCATCTGCACGAGACTCGGCCGGTCGATGAAGCCTCCGGCGAACAGCGCCTGGCCCTGCGCGAACGACGGCGACCGGTCGACGAGGTCGTCGGGCGCGAAGCCGAAGACCTCGCCCAGCTCGGTCAGGTCACGCGACGAGCTCATCCGCATGAGGGCGAGGTTGTCGCACTGCGACAGGGCGTTGGGGTGCACCTTCGAGGGCCGCTGCGTCGACAGCAGCAGCCAGAGCCCGTACTTGCGACCCTCGGCGGCGATCTGCACGATCCGCTCGGTCAGCAGGGCCTCGACGGCCGTCGCCGGGTCGGGGTTGCACAGGTTGTGCGCCTCATCGATCACGATCAGGCGCGGGATGCGCTGCTCGCGATGCTCCCACAGGTGGTCGAGCACGGCGAGGGCGGCCGTGCGCGACTCCGCCTGCGTCGGGAAGCCGCCGAGGTCGAGGACGGTGGCATCCGGATTCTCGTCGATGTCCTCGGTGATGCTGCGCCCGCCCCACGACCACAGGTCCCAGTCGGCGACGCCGAGATTCTCGAGCCGGAGGGCAAGCCGATGGAGGGTGGGCTCTTCGGTCCCCCGCAGGAAGTCGACGAGGTGACCCTGACCTACGAGGTGGGCTCGTTCCTCGAAGCGGATCATCGCGTTGTACTCATCGGCGTCGTGCAGCGGGTCGACGTCGATGACGGCGGCGCGCGAGCGCACCGGCATGCTCAGGTAGCGTGCCTGGAGGGCGGCCGATCCTCGCGCGCCGAAGACGCGGATGTCGCGGCCGGCGAGCTCGCCGGCGGCACCGGGGTCGATGCCGGGCAGAGTGCTGCCGAGATGGACGAAGTCGGAGTTGGGGTCGAGCACGACCACCGACAGCGCCGTCTGCAGCAGGATCTGCTCGAGCAGCACTCCGAGCGCGTACGTCTTGCCCGAACCGCTCTGACCCACCCAGAAGGTATGCCGGTTCATCTTTCCGGCACGCAGGTATGCCGGGTCGTGCGAGTCGAGAAGCGTGCCGATCGTGAGGTTATCGCCCATACGAGCAGGCTAGAGCGTCAGCGCCCCTCAGCGGCAGCGGTGTGGTGACGAATCACCTCGGCGACGACGAACTTGAACCACTTCTCGGCGAACTCAGGGTCGAGGTCCGCCTCGGAGGCGAGGCGGTGCAAGCGCGCGACCTGCTGAACCTCGCGTGAGGGGTCGGATGCCGGCATCCCGTGCTCCGCCTTGAGAACGCCCACTTCCTTCGTGCAGCGGAACCGCTCGGCGAGCATGAAGATGAGAGCGGCGTCGATGTTGTCGATGCTCGCACGCAGGGTGTGCAGGCGTGCGGTCGCGGCCTCGGTGTCCTCGCTCATTTCTTCCTCCCCGCACGAGGCTACCCGCTCCGGGTGATATCCCCGTGGCGCGAGCACCATCGCCCTAGAGTGTGACCATGACTGACGGTGAACCCGGTTCCGCTCGCTCGTCGCGCCGCCCGCGCCGTGCCGGGAAGCCCAAACCGCTCGCGACGACGACATCCTTCGAAGCACCCGACACCACCGTGGCCGTCGACGAGGGAGCCGGTCGCACGTTCTGGGCCAACCTCAACCGCCCGTTCGTGCTCGGGTTCTTCCTGGTGCTGGGCGGCCTCGCGGCATTCGCGCTCGGCTTGGCGATCACCGATCTCATCACGATCTGGATCTACATCGCGTTCGCACTGTTCGCCGCCCTGGGCCTCAACCCCGTCGTGATGCGGATGGAGAAGCACGGCGTCTCGCGCACGTGGGGCATCGTGATCGTCTATCTCGTGTTCGCGCTGGTCATGGTGGCGGTGCTGTGGCTGGTGATCCCCACCGTCGTCGAGCAGATCTCCCAGTTCGTCCGCGACCTGCCGTCGACGATCGCGAACTTCCAGGACACCGAGTTCTACGCCTGGATCAACGAGCAGTTCGGCGAACAGGCACCGGCGCTGCTGGCCGAGATCCAGGCGTTCATCACGAACCCGGCGAACATCGCCGCGATCGGCGGGGGCGTCGTGCAGGTGGGCGTCGGCATCGCCACGACCATCTCGGGCCTGATCATCATCATCGTGCTGAGCCTGTACTTCCTGGCGACGCTCCCTGAGATGAAGCATGCCCTGTACCGCATGCTGCCGGCGCGCAACCGCCCGCTCGGTGAGGAGCTGACCGAGGAGATCACCAGCTCGGTGGGCGGCTACCTCAGCGGCATGGTCGTGCTGGCGTTCTGCAACTCCGTCTTCGTCTTCCTGATGTTCACGATCCTCAACCTGCCGTTCCCGCTGCTGATGGCCGTCATCGCGTTCTGCATCACGATCATCCCGCTCGTGGGAACCGTGCTGTTCTGGGTCATCGGCAGCCTGTTCGCGCTGTTCGCCAGCCCGTTGGGCGCGCTCATCTTCGCGATCGCGTACCTCGTCTACATGCAGGTCGAGGCATACGTGCTCACGCCGCGCGTGATGAACAAGGCGATCTCGGTGCCCGGTTCGCTCGTGGTCATCGGTGCCCTGGTCGGCGGCACCCTCATGGGCCTGCTCGGGGCGCTGGTGGCGATCCCGGTGACGGCGTCGATCCTGATCATCATCAAGAAGGTGTTCATCCCCAAGCAGGACGCCAAGATCTGACCGGGGGTGGCGGCCCGGGTCAGCGGCGGTCGGGCAGGATCCGGGTCGGGGACGGCGCGACGGTGCGGTGGCGGACGCGGCCGGGCACTCCGGTGCGCTCGTCGAGAGCGAGGGATGCCACCTCGTCCGACCGCTGGCCTGCGACCAGCAGGGTGTCGCGCTCCACGAAGTGGTGCCGCGGCCAGCTGACGCCCGCCTCGACCAGCGCGACGGGGGTCAGCTGGGCGCCCGAGCCGGTCACGGCCACGGTCGCGATCACATCGGTGCCGCGAATGCCGGCATAGACGTACCGGCCGTCGCGTGAGAGTGCGATCTCGGCGGCGGCGTCATCGGCCGCGAAGCCGGGCGACAGGGCGGTGCCGGCGACGATGCGCCAGGTGCCCCCGGCATCGGGAGCCAGCACGAACAGCTCGCATGAGGCCTCGGTCACGACGAACAGATGCCCGCTCGGATGCCAGAGGCTGTGCCGCGGCGCCGAACCGCGCGGCAGCACGACCCGGCCGCGCTCGCGCAGCGTGCCACCTGCCGTGGCCCACACCCGCACGAGGTCGAGGCCCACGTCAGTCGTCACGAGGGCACCGCCCGGCAGGAACCGGGCCTGGTGCGCCCGCGACACGCGCTCGAGGACAGCCGAGGCATCACCGGTCGCCGCACCGTCACCCGCGGCCCCGGCCCCGGAGCCCGGAGTGCCGGGATGCCGCGGTCCGTCGACAGGACGCAGTGATCCATCGCGGGAGTCACGGGTCAGCATCACGCCCGACGCGCCCGTCCCGTCCCACGAATACTCCGCATCCACGGCGTCGTACGACGGCA
This DNA window, taken from Microbacterium invictum, encodes the following:
- a CDS encoding ATP-binding protein, which produces MGDNLTIGTLLDSHDPAYLRAGKMNRHTFWVGQSGSGKTYALGVLLEQILLQTALSVVVLDPNSDFVHLGSTLPGIDPGAAGELAGRDIRVFGARGSAALQARYLSMPVRSRAAVIDVDPLHDADEYNAMIRFEERAHLVGQGHLVDFLRGTEEPTLHRLALRLENLGVADWDLWSWGGRSITEDIDENPDATVLDLGGFPTQAESRTAALAVLDHLWEHREQRIPRLIVIDEAHNLCNPDPATAVEALLTERIVQIAAEGRKYGLWLLLSTQRPSKVHPNALSQCDNLALMRMSSSRDLTELGEVFGFAPDDLVDRSPSFAQGQALFAGGFIDRPSLVQMGARLTREGGSDVKVPLR
- a CDS encoding ABC transporter ATP-binding protein, with protein sequence MTTVIEVTGLTKRYRDTLAVDDIALTFEENTIYGLLGRNGAGKTTVMSILTAQNFATHGEVRVFGEHPYENAKVLSRMCFVRESQKYPDDAKPSHAFRIARLFYPHWDQDFADQLIDDFQLPMTKTIKKLSRGQLSAVGVIIGLAARAEITFFDEPYLGLDAVARQIFYDRLLDDYTEHPRTIILSSHLIDEVSNLLEHVIVIDKGRIIMDENTDDVRGRAANIVGETTAVDAFVAGREVIHRESLGRVSSVTVLGRLTDADRAELTAVGLDVTPVSLQQLIVRTTQNAVTHEEGALS
- a CDS encoding glycine betaine ABC transporter substrate-binding protein, producing the protein MNKRHLTALPALGLAGALVLTGCAGGTDDADGGDNAAEEMGTITMGFLPAWTDGLSTAYLLEDQLGKLGYDIEMEEVVDAGPLYTALASGDVDMYPSAWSEVTHAEYMEEYGDDIEDLGAYYDGAVLTIAVPEYVTDINSLEDLAANADMFGGQIIGIEPGAGLTAATQDSMIPAYGLDDYELVTSSTAGMLTALDTAVAAEEPIVVTLWRPFWAYAEWPMKDLEDPQGAMGDAESLHFLGTTGFAEEFPEAAEYIGKIKLDDDQYGALEGLVTSDEWEGDPEGAVDAWLEEYGDQVDWLITE
- a CDS encoding lactonase family protein: MRFLLGGYSADMGGSATGVGMLHAGAVEDVLAGGALAYTGDAVRASSPSWIAWHPTLDVLYAALEGDGTVQAYRRASETRFASLGAAVPAGEGVCHVAVSPDGGSLVASCWGDGRVVRMSVDAAGRPGSPVIAAGVGDPYDVSRPRVPGELPGGRGSTGRRTGGSGAGGRSAGDGSPSDGAGDDDHDGGAGIDLADAARALREAAGDEFAHLVPSYDAVDAEYSWDGTGASGVMLTRDSRDGSLRPVDGPRHPGTPGSGAGAAGDGAATGDASAVLERVSRAHQARFLPGGALVTTDVGLDLVRVWATAGGTLRERGRVVLPRGSAPRHSLWHPSGHLFVVTEASCELFVLAPDAGGTWRIVAGTALSPGFAADDAAAEIALSRDGRYVYAGIRGTDVIATVAVTGSGAQLTPVALVEAGVSWPRHHFVERDTLLVAGQRSDEVASLALDERTGVPGRVRHRTVAPSPTRILPDRR
- a CDS encoding ABC transporter permease; amino-acid sequence: MDDFRIHIGDWVETGVDWIRDNMKWLTDFISDVVGFLTEGLADLLLAPPALLMIVLFAAIAWLVRSWQLAVGTVVMFLLILGIDQWDTSMQTLALVLIAALVTVAISVPLGIWAARNDRVSTILRPVLDFMQTMPSLVYLIPAMVFFGLGFVPGVVATVIFALPPGVRLTELGIRGVDSETVEAGYAFGAQPRQILTGIQLPLAMPTIMAGVNQVIMLALSMSVIAGMAGAPGLGKEVVSALQTIDIAKGVEAGLGVVFIAVYLDRVTAALGNPGDYKSSLLGALNRRRDAQRRAEAATKVRVPASVETR
- a CDS encoding AI-2E family transporter; the encoded protein is MTDGEPGSARSSRRPRRAGKPKPLATTTSFEAPDTTVAVDEGAGRTFWANLNRPFVLGFFLVLGGLAAFALGLAITDLITIWIYIAFALFAALGLNPVVMRMEKHGVSRTWGIVIVYLVFALVMVAVLWLVIPTVVEQISQFVRDLPSTIANFQDTEFYAWINEQFGEQAPALLAEIQAFITNPANIAAIGGGVVQVGVGIATTISGLIIIIVLSLYFLATLPEMKHALYRMLPARNRPLGEELTEEITSSVGGYLSGMVVLAFCNSVFVFLMFTILNLPFPLLMAVIAFCITIIPLVGTVLFWVIGSLFALFASPLGALIFAIAYLVYMQVEAYVLTPRVMNKAISVPGSLVVIGALVGGTLMGLLGALVAIPVTASILIIIKKVFIPKQDAKI
- a CDS encoding GntR family transcriptional regulator, encoding MIDEGRALFLQIAESIEDSIVDGSLAEEAQAPSTNELASFHRINPATAAKGISMLTDKGVLYKRRGIGMFVASGARELLLGERRAAFAERYLDPLLAEARTIGLGPEELGRLLTERAALTTPTEGPER
- a CDS encoding chorismate mutase, with protein sequence MSEDTEAATARLHTLRASIDNIDAALIFMLAERFRCTKEVGVLKAEHGMPASDPSREVQQVARLHRLASEADLDPEFAEKWFKFVVAEVIRHHTAAAEGR